One part of the Osmerus mordax isolate fOsmMor3 chromosome 18, fOsmMor3.pri, whole genome shotgun sequence genome encodes these proteins:
- the zgc:113227 gene encoding uncharacterized protein zgc:113227 — protein MCPFFEKRRSIRRSISHLFGVGISTVFNCVEDFCDAVINILLPQHIATPDAANLIEMATFFHNLWRTPQCVGAIDGSHIPIIAPEEYPRDYFNRKGWHSIVLQGVVDGKGLFWDVCVGYAGSVHDARVLRQSELLNDGELLGKNKMAISGINVGHYLIGDPAYPMQNWLMKPFSDTGRLSAEQHTYNYRLSSARSVVEMAFGRLKGRWRCLLKRNDCKLELSKMMTTCCVLHNICEEHGDNFIEEHDRQFNIQPPGQALPDHGELEGADIRAAIMSYFNRREE, from the coding sequence atgtgtccgtttttcgaaaaacgcagaagcatacgTAGGTCCATCAGCCACCTTTTTGGTGTTGGTATAAGCACAGTGTTCAACTGTGTTGAGGATTTCTGCGACGCTGTCATAAATATCCTGCTTCCTCAACACATCGCTACTCCGGATGCTGCCAACCTCATTGAAATGGCCACGTTCTTCCATAACCTCTGGAGAACACCACAGTGTGTTGGCGCAATAGACGGAAGCCACATCCCTATCATTGCACCTGAGGAGTATCCCCGGGACTACTTTAACAGGAAAGGGTGGCACTCGATCGTCTTACAAGGAGTTGTGGATGGGAAAGGACTGTTTTGGgacgtgtgtgtgggctatGCAGGGAGTGTGCATGATGCTCGAGTGCTAAGGCAGTCCGAGCTACTAAATGATGGGGAATTACTGGGAAAGAACAAAATGGCCATCTCTGGCATCAACGTTGGACACTATTTAATTGGTGACCCGGCTTACCCCATGCAGAACTGGCTTATGAAGCCCTTCTCCGACACTGGCAGACTGTCAGCAGAGCAACACACGTACAACTACAGACTGAGCAGTGCACGCTCAGTTGTAGAGATGGCTTTTGGGAGACTAAAGGGGCGATGGAGATGTCTCCTCAAAAGAAATGACTGCAAGCTGGAGCTGAGCAAGATGATGACGACCTGCTGTGTACTTCATAATATTTGTGAAGAGCATGGTGACAATTTCATTGAGGAGCACGACAGGCAGTTCAACATTCAGCCTCCAGGTCAGGCATTGCCTGACCATGGTGAGCTGGAAGGGGCAGACATTAGGGCAGCCATAATGAGCTACTTCAACAGAAGAGAAGAATAA